The Deltaproteobacteria bacterium IMCC39524 DNA segment CATTAGGTTTCAGGATAAAGAGCGCAGAAAAATTGATTTGACTCTGAAGAGGTTTCCGCTCTCCATCACTCCTTATTATCTTTCGCTGATTGATGCGTCTGATTACAAAAACGACCCGGTTTATTTACAAGCCTTTCCATCTCCGGCCGAATTAGAGATTGGTAAAAATGACATGATTGACCCGCTGGCTGAGGACAAAGACAGCCCAGCCAAGGGAATTACGCATCGTTATCCTGATCGGGTTCTTTTTCATGTCAGCAATGTTTGCTCAATGTATTGTCGTCACTGTACTCGAAAGCGAAAAGTTGGAGATGTCGATTTCATCCCTGATCAGAATCAAATCAGAGAAGGCCTCGATTACATTCGAAACACTCCGGCCATTCGCGATGTCCTCCTCTCAGGCGGCGACCCGTTGATGCTTCCGGACCACTACCTTGATTGGATCCTGACTGAATTGCGACAGATTGAGCACGTTCAGGTGATTCGTATCGGTAGCCGCATGCCAGTTGTTCTGCCCTACCGTATTAACGAAGACTTTGTAAAGATGCTACAAAAGCATCAGCCTGTCTGGCTCAATACACACTTCAACCATCCGCGTGAGATTACGGCTTCTTCGCGTCAGGCGCTACGCCTGTTGGCAGATGGCGGCATCCCTCTTGGCAACCAGTCAGTCCTGCTTGCAGGTGTCAATGACTGCCCACGTATCATGAAATCATTGGTTCATAAATTGGTAGAGAATCGTGTCCGGCCCTATTATCTCTATCAATGCGACCTTTCTGAGGGTTTGTCACATTTCCGTACTCCGGTTGGCAAGGGGGTTGAAATCATGGAAAGCCTGATTGGACACACCAGTGGTTTTTCGGTCCCGACCTATGTCATAGACGCACCGGGGGGAGGAGGAAAGATTCCACTCACGCCTAACTATCTCATCTCGTTAAGCACAAACAAGGTGGTTCTGCGTAATTATGAAGGTGTGATTACCACCTACCAAGAGCCAGAAAAGTACGAATCTAATTTTTGCGACCGAAAATGCGATGAATGTCATCTGCAACTCAAACTTGAGGATGCTGATGAGTATTGCTCGACAGGCATCGAAAGGTTGTTAGCTGACTATGACAAAACGATATCTCTCACACCGATTGACAACGACAGGTTCGAAAGGCGTAACAATGACTGATACTGTTGAGAAAGTTGGCAACTCGATCATTCAGCATGGACGTAACAATCAGCGAATATATCTGATGAAATCTTCCGCTGACGATTTGCCAGGTCTGGCAATTAAACTTGATAACTTGGCCGCGACAAATAACTATTCAAAAATCTTTGCGAAAATACCAGAAAAGCAAAGGGATTTATTCTTGCACAACGGCTATCAGGTAGAAGCCTCGGTGCCCGGGTTGTTTAATGGCAAAGAGCAAGGGCTTTTCGTCAGCAAGTACCCAATTGGTGACAGAGGGAGAGAGACACAACCCGACCTCGTTAACGAAATCCTGGAAACTGCCAAGGCAAAGCAGGGTCTGGTCTCGGGGTTAGGTCTGTCTGATTGCGTCTGCCGTCCGCTTTTTGCGGAAGATATGGATAAGGCAGCCAGCCTCTACCGCCTTGTCTTCGACAGCTATCCCTTCCCAATTGATGACCCTGATTACCTTAGAAGTACAATGGATCACATCGCCTACTACGGCGTATGGTCTGCTGATCAATTAGTTGCTCTCTCTTCTGCTGAAATCGACTACGAGAACGCCAACGCAGAAATGACTGATTTTGCAACCCACCCAGATCACCAAGGTCAAGGTTTCGCCAGTTTCCTTCTGGCTCGGATGGAGATAGACATGAAAGACCGGCAAATAGCAACGTTATATACCATCGCCCGGGCGTACTCGTACGGTATGAATGTCACCTTTGCCAAAAATGGTTATTTCTTTAGTGGAACGTTAACGAATAACACTCAAATTTCAGGCAGCCTCGAAAGCATGAACGTCTG contains these protein-coding regions:
- the ablA gene encoding lysine 2,3-aminomutase, with the protein product MPIYSSRQQNIAEQMSEEPVSMSNWKDWRWQLKNSIQQVETFENLLGIRFQDKERRKIDLTLKRFPLSITPYYLSLIDASDYKNDPVYLQAFPSPAELEIGKNDMIDPLAEDKDSPAKGITHRYPDRVLFHVSNVCSMYCRHCTRKRKVGDVDFIPDQNQIREGLDYIRNTPAIRDVLLSGGDPLMLPDHYLDWILTELRQIEHVQVIRIGSRMPVVLPYRINEDFVKMLQKHQPVWLNTHFNHPREITASSRQALRLLADGGIPLGNQSVLLAGVNDCPRIMKSLVHKLVENRVRPYYLYQCDLSEGLSHFRTPVGKGVEIMESLIGHTSGFSVPTYVIDAPGGGGKIPLTPNYLISLSTNKVVLRNYEGVITTYQEPEKYESNFCDRKCDECHLQLKLEDADEYCSTGIERLLADYDKTISLTPIDNDRFERRNND
- the ablB gene encoding putative beta-lysine N-acetyltransferase: MTDTVEKVGNSIIQHGRNNQRIYLMKSSADDLPGLAIKLDNLAATNNYSKIFAKIPEKQRDLFLHNGYQVEASVPGLFNGKEQGLFVSKYPIGDRGRETQPDLVNEILETAKAKQGLVSGLGLSDCVCRPLFAEDMDKAASLYRLVFDSYPFPIDDPDYLRSTMDHIAYYGVWSADQLVALSSAEIDYENANAEMTDFATHPDHQGQGFASFLLARMEIDMKDRQIATLYTIARAYSYGMNVTFAKNGYFFSGTLTNNTQISGSLESMNVWYKLLPVAIEPI